A single Vibrio sp. YMD68 DNA region contains:
- the hutI gene encoding imidazolonepropionase: MTSVTDLTLINARLVSMTPGNEGYQVSTEKVIQLENGKIASIQDQRDLSSDNLLSGNPNGHHSTIGPIYDCKHKLVTPGLIDAHTHIVFAGNRSNEFEMRLQGVPYTEIANQGGGILATVEATRKATEEQLIELAIPRVKGIINTGVTSVEVKSGYGLTLNDEVKMLRAAKALERYVPIKVETTLLAAHTTPPEYKGKSDQYIELICQEIIPLVAEEKLASSVDVFCESIGFDLKQTERLFQTAQQHGLRVKGHTEQLSNLGGSALTARFNGLSVDHIEYLDLEGVKALANTKTVATLLPGAFYFLRETQRPPIQLLRDNRIPMAIATDFNPGTSPIADLTMMMNMGCTLFGLTPEEALRGVTCHAAQAIGHETTRGQLQLGFDADLAIWNIAHPADLSYQVGVPNLAARIVNGALYHREGHNND, from the coding sequence ATGACATCCGTTACCGATCTTACGCTTATCAATGCTCGTCTTGTGTCTATGACACCAGGTAATGAAGGCTACCAAGTCAGCACTGAAAAAGTCATCCAACTCGAAAACGGTAAGATCGCCTCAATTCAAGACCAGCGCGATTTATCCTCGGACAATTTGCTTTCAGGTAACCCAAACGGACACCATTCGACAATTGGCCCTATTTATGACTGTAAGCATAAGCTGGTCACGCCGGGGCTTATTGATGCTCATACTCATATCGTCTTTGCTGGCAATCGCTCAAACGAATTTGAAATGCGCCTTCAAGGCGTCCCTTATACCGAAATAGCGAACCAAGGCGGTGGCATTCTCGCTACCGTGGAAGCAACACGCAAAGCCACAGAAGAACAATTAATCGAGCTGGCTATTCCACGCGTGAAAGGAATCATAAACACTGGCGTTACCTCCGTTGAAGTGAAATCGGGCTACGGTTTGACATTAAATGATGAAGTGAAGATGTTACGCGCCGCCAAAGCTCTTGAACGTTATGTACCGATTAAAGTAGAGACCACATTACTCGCGGCGCACACGACTCCTCCGGAATACAAAGGAAAATCGGACCAATATATTGAACTCATCTGCCAAGAGATCATTCCTTTGGTCGCAGAAGAGAAACTCGCTTCATCCGTCGATGTTTTCTGTGAATCCATAGGGTTTGACCTCAAACAAACAGAACGACTTTTCCAGACGGCTCAACAGCACGGTTTACGCGTAAAAGGCCATACCGAGCAGCTATCGAACCTCGGAGGCAGTGCTCTCACCGCACGCTTTAATGGGCTGTCTGTGGATCATATTGAGTATCTCGACCTTGAGGGAGTAAAGGCGCTCGCCAACACCAAGACCGTTGCCACATTACTGCCCGGCGCATTTTATTTTCTGCGCGAGACACAGCGTCCTCCCATTCAACTGCTCCGAGATAATCGCATTCCCATGGCAATCGCCACGGATTTTAACCCTGGAACCTCACCGATCGCTGACTTGACGATGATGATGAACATGGGCTGCACTTTATTTGGCCTCACACCAGAAGAAGCCCTCCGAGGGGTGACCTGTCATGCCGCCCAAGCCATCGGGCATGAAACAACTCGAGGACAACTTCAATTAGGCTTCGACGCCGATTTAGCCATCTGGAACATCGCTCATCCCGCCGATCTCAGCTACCAAGTCGGCGTCCCTAATTTAGCGGCGCGTATCGTTAACGGCGCGTTATATCACCGTGAAGGGCATAACAATGACTAA
- a CDS encoding DUF3581 domain-containing protein, with translation MFLTSFVSVQDHQFTFTREQASHFAKKVAGDFNPLHDEDNKRFCVPGDLLFAVLLQKEGISKKMRFDFSGMVNDGIALSIENKCEKESALVDEKGKEYLHMNREGDVSHDAAFIEHVVTNYVQFSGMNFPHIMVPLMEEQQMMINCQRPLVIYESMEVEFDRLDLTHPEVEFTGATFDVDGKRGVVTLNFAFKEDGIVVGKGVKRMLASGLKPYDQDSVDDLVNRFNERKDMFLEKFATAA, from the coding sequence ATGTTTCTAACTTCTTTTGTTTCAGTACAAGACCATCAATTCACGTTCACTCGCGAGCAAGCAAGCCACTTTGCTAAAAAAGTCGCTGGTGATTTTAACCCTCTTCATGACGAAGATAACAAACGCTTTTGTGTTCCTGGCGACCTACTTTTTGCAGTCTTGCTTCAAAAAGAAGGCATCAGCAAAAAGATGCGCTTTGACTTCTCAGGGATGGTTAACGACGGTATAGCACTGAGTATTGAAAACAAATGTGAGAAAGAAAGCGCTCTCGTTGACGAAAAAGGCAAAGAATACCTTCACATGAACCGCGAAGGCGATGTGAGTCATGATGCCGCGTTCATCGAGCACGTTGTTACAAACTACGTTCAATTCTCTGGTATGAACTTCCCTCACATCATGGTTCCACTGATGGAAGAGCAACAGATGATGATTAACTGTCAGCGTCCGTTAGTCATCTATGAAAGCATGGAAGTTGAATTTGATCGCCTCGATTTGACACACCCTGAAGTAGAGTTTACCGGTGCTACGTTTGATGTCGATGGAAAGCGTGGCGTGGTGACACTAAACTTTGCCTTTAAAGAAGATGGTATCGTTGTAGGCAAAGGCGTGAAACGCATGCTAGCCAGTGGACTAAAACCTTACGATCAAGATTCCGTTGATGACCTGGTTAACCGTTTTAATGAACGTAAGGACATGTTTTTAGAGAAGTTTGCTACAGCGGCTTAA
- the hutH gene encoding histidine ammonia-lyase, with translation MLNLLLKPGHISLKELRQVSRTPINLALNPDAIPDIEASTRVVEQVIAEDRTVYGINTGFGLLANTRIAPEDLETLQRSIVLSHAAGIGKLMSDETVRLMMVLKINSLARGYSGIRLSVINALIKLVNAQVYPCVPQKGSVGASGDLAPLAHMSTILLGEGEARHNGKIISGLEALAIAGITPITLAPKEGLALLNGTQASTAFALEGLFVAEDLFASATVCGAMTVEAALGSRRPFDPRIHRVRGHRGQMDAAEAYRHLLDVSSELGDSHTGCEKVQDPYSLRCQPQVMGACLQQMRNAASILEIEANSVSDNPLVFAEDGDIISGGNFHAEPVAMAADNLALAIAEIGSLSERRMALLIDSALSKLPPFLVDNGGVNSGFMIAQVTAAALASENKSLAHPASVDSLPTSANQEDHVSMATFAARRLRYMAENTRGILAVEYLSAAQGLDFRAPLKSSPRVEEAKAMLREKVSFYDKDRYFAPDIEQANALLKLAIHNHLMPDQLFNSYS, from the coding sequence ATGTTAAATCTATTGCTAAAGCCTGGACACATTAGCTTAAAAGAGCTGCGCCAAGTCAGTCGAACGCCCATTAACCTGGCGCTTAATCCAGATGCTATTCCTGACATTGAAGCCAGCACACGCGTTGTCGAGCAGGTTATCGCCGAAGATAGAACCGTGTATGGCATTAACACCGGTTTTGGCCTACTCGCCAACACACGTATTGCCCCTGAAGATTTAGAAACATTACAGCGAAGCATCGTACTTTCGCATGCGGCCGGCATTGGGAAATTAATGTCTGATGAAACCGTACGTTTGATGATGGTTCTGAAAATTAACAGCCTCGCCCGCGGCTATTCTGGAATACGTTTATCGGTGATCAATGCGTTAATCAAACTGGTCAACGCTCAAGTCTACCCTTGTGTTCCTCAAAAAGGCTCTGTCGGCGCATCGGGGGACTTGGCACCTTTAGCGCACATGAGCACCATCTTGCTCGGTGAAGGTGAAGCAAGGCACAATGGCAAAATCATTTCTGGTCTTGAAGCCTTAGCCATCGCAGGTATCACACCTATTACCCTGGCTCCCAAAGAAGGTCTCGCTCTTTTAAATGGCACACAAGCTTCTACCGCATTCGCTCTCGAAGGTTTGTTTGTGGCAGAAGATCTGTTTGCTTCAGCGACCGTATGCGGAGCCATGACTGTCGAAGCCGCTTTAGGAAGCAGACGCCCCTTTGACCCACGTATTCATCGTGTGCGAGGCCATAGAGGTCAAATGGACGCGGCAGAAGCGTATCGTCATCTACTTGATGTGAGCAGCGAGTTAGGTGATTCCCATACCGGCTGTGAAAAAGTGCAAGACCCTTATTCTTTGCGTTGCCAGCCGCAAGTCATGGGGGCTTGTCTACAACAGATGAGAAATGCTGCATCCATATTGGAAATTGAAGCGAATTCAGTATCGGATAACCCCCTTGTATTCGCTGAAGATGGCGACATTATTTCAGGCGGTAACTTTCATGCAGAGCCGGTTGCAATGGCCGCAGATAATCTCGCGCTTGCCATCGCCGAGATTGGAAGCTTATCAGAAAGAAGAATGGCACTGCTGATTGACAGTGCACTCAGCAAACTGCCTCCTTTCTTAGTGGACAATGGCGGGGTAAATTCAGGGTTTATGATCGCTCAAGTTACCGCGGCCGCGCTAGCCAGTGAAAATAAATCCCTTGCGCATCCAGCGTCTGTCGACAGTTTACCGACCTCGGCAAACCAGGAAGACCATGTATCGATGGCGACATTTGCGGCCAGAAGGCTTAGATATATGGCTGAAAACACCCGTGGAATATTGGCGGTTGAATACTTGTCGGCCGCGCAAGGGTTGGATTTCCGTGCTCCGTTAAAGTCTTCGCCACGGGTTGAAGAAGCAAAAGCAATGCTGCGCGAAAAAGTGTCTTTCTATGACAAAGATCGTTACTTCGCTCCAGATATTGAGCAAGCTAATGCATTGCTAAAACTCGCCATTCATAACCACTTAATGCCAGACCAACTGTTTAACAGTTACTCGTAG
- the hutG gene encoding formimidoylglutamase — protein MTNPHTVTDHTFHWQGRHDAEDADLGKRIHHVVKKMQAYDLNTTENFVSILGFPSDAGVARNKGRIGAKKAPNLIRQALANMAWHKNVSIVDLGNVACEDDQLEDSQEQCAQVITAALAHSPVITLGGGHEVAWPSFLGLANHLKNTAPELKPKIGIINFDAHFDLRAFESNHADVKPSSGTPFNQISRYCQSNNWDFHYACLGVSRASNTAALFNTADELGVWYVEDHQLSPMKHDAHLPQLQHFIDQCDYLYLTIDLDVFPASTAPGVSAPAARGVSYESISLLLERILNCHNKLMIADIAEYNPTYDVDSQTARLAARLCWDMANAMADKVTNINDNESMHKQFT, from the coding sequence ATGACTAACCCACACACCGTTACTGATCACACATTCCACTGGCAAGGTCGACATGATGCCGAAGACGCAGATCTTGGTAAGCGCATTCATCATGTAGTGAAGAAAATGCAAGCTTATGATCTGAATACCACCGAAAATTTCGTCAGTATCTTAGGGTTTCCTAGCGATGCAGGCGTCGCAAGAAATAAAGGGCGAATTGGCGCGAAGAAAGCACCAAATTTGATTCGCCAGGCGTTAGCTAACATGGCCTGGCATAAAAACGTGTCGATTGTCGATTTGGGTAACGTCGCTTGTGAAGATGATCAACTCGAAGATAGCCAAGAGCAATGTGCGCAAGTGATTACCGCAGCCCTCGCCCACTCACCTGTGATTACGCTTGGAGGGGGGCATGAAGTCGCCTGGCCATCTTTCTTAGGGTTAGCCAACCACTTAAAAAATACCGCCCCCGAACTCAAACCCAAGATTGGAATCATTAACTTTGATGCGCATTTCGATCTTCGTGCTTTTGAAAGCAATCATGCTGACGTTAAACCCAGTTCTGGGACACCCTTTAATCAAATTAGTCGCTACTGTCAGAGCAACAACTGGGATTTTCACTACGCATGTTTGGGGGTGAGTCGCGCAAGTAATACAGCGGCACTCTTCAACACCGCCGATGAGCTTGGGGTTTGGTATGTGGAAGACCATCAGTTATCACCAATGAAGCACGATGCTCATCTTCCCCAGCTGCAACACTTTATCGACCAGTGCGACTACCTCTATTTAACGATTGATTTGGACGTGTTTCCAGCATCAACCGCACCAGGCGTCAGTGCCCCCGCCGCTCGCGGAGTCAGCTATGAATCCATCTCGTTATTGTTGGAGCGTATTCTTAATTGCCACAATAAGCTGATGATCGCTGATATAGCCGAATATAACCCGACGTATGACGTTGATAGCCAAACCGCGAGGTTAGCCGCAAGGCTTTGCTGGGATATGGCGAATGCGATGGCCGATAAGGTGACCAACATTAACGACAACGAAAGTATGCATAAACAGTTTACATAA
- the hutU gene encoding urocanate hydratase, translating to MTEHQSVDKRLDTSRTIRSPHGTQLRAKSWLTEAPLRMLMNNLDPDVAEHPHALVVYGGIGRAARNWECYDKIVEVLERLEDDQTLLVQSGKPVGVFPTHKNAPRVLIANSNLVPHWANWEHFNELDKQGLMMYGQMTAGSWIYIGSQGIVQGTYETFVAMAKQHFNGNAKGKWILTGGLGGMGGAQPLAGTMAGYSMIAVECDESRIDYRLRTGYVDKKATSLDEAMAMIQESDVPISVGLLGNAADVFTECVERNITPDVVTDQTSAHDPLNGYLPQGWSMDKAASVRKDDEAKVIKAAKQSMAIQVTAMLDLQKRGAATVDYGNNIRQMALEEGVNNAFDFPGFVPAYIRPLFCEGIGPFRWAALSGDPEDIYKTDQKVKELIPDNPQLHNWLDMARERIQFQGLPARICWVGLKDRERLGQAFNEMVKTGELKAPVVIGRDHLDSGSVASPNRETEGMMDGSDAVSDWPLMNALLNTAGGATWVSLHHGGGVGMGFSQHSGMVICCDGSEDASERIARVLHNDPATGVMRHADAGYDIAKQCAAEQGLDLPMLNEELSKLR from the coding sequence ATGACGGAACACCAGAGTGTAGATAAGCGTCTCGACACATCTCGAACTATTCGCTCACCACATGGTACGCAACTTCGTGCAAAATCGTGGTTAACTGAAGCGCCGCTTCGTATGTTAATGAATAACCTTGATCCCGATGTCGCTGAGCATCCCCATGCTTTGGTGGTTTATGGCGGTATCGGCAGAGCCGCTCGCAACTGGGAATGTTACGACAAAATCGTTGAAGTACTCGAACGACTCGAAGATGACCAAACCTTATTGGTTCAGTCGGGTAAACCTGTTGGGGTTTTTCCAACCCACAAAAATGCGCCTCGTGTCTTAATTGCAAACTCGAATCTTGTGCCCCACTGGGCGAATTGGGAACACTTCAATGAACTCGATAAACAAGGCTTAATGATGTACGGGCAAATGACGGCGGGGAGCTGGATCTATATTGGCTCTCAGGGCATTGTGCAAGGGACTTACGAAACGTTTGTCGCGATGGCAAAGCAGCACTTTAATGGTAATGCGAAAGGTAAGTGGATTCTAACCGGTGGCCTTGGTGGCATGGGGGGCGCGCAACCTCTAGCAGGGACCATGGCGGGTTATTCCATGATTGCCGTGGAATGTGATGAATCACGCATTGATTACCGACTTCGCACCGGCTACGTCGATAAGAAAGCCACCAGCCTCGATGAAGCAATGGCAATGATTCAAGAATCTGACGTGCCTATTTCCGTTGGTTTACTTGGGAATGCCGCAGACGTGTTCACTGAGTGCGTTGAGCGTAACATCACTCCAGATGTCGTTACCGACCAAACCTCAGCTCACGATCCTCTTAATGGTTATCTGCCTCAAGGCTGGAGCATGGACAAAGCGGCATCGGTTCGAAAAGACGATGAAGCGAAAGTTATCAAAGCGGCAAAACAATCCATGGCAATTCAAGTCACCGCCATGCTCGATTTACAAAAACGAGGCGCTGCGACGGTGGATTACGGCAACAACATTCGACAGATGGCACTCGAAGAAGGCGTAAACAACGCCTTTGATTTTCCGGGTTTTGTTCCTGCTTATATTCGACCTTTGTTCTGTGAAGGTATTGGGCCTTTCCGTTGGGCTGCGCTGTCTGGTGATCCTGAAGACATCTACAAAACTGATCAAAAAGTCAAAGAGCTTATTCCAGATAACCCTCAGCTTCATAACTGGCTTGATATGGCGCGCGAACGTATTCAGTTCCAAGGGTTACCCGCACGTATCTGTTGGGTCGGCCTAAAAGACCGTGAACGTTTAGGTCAAGCCTTTAATGAAATGGTTAAAACTGGCGAGCTTAAAGCGCCCGTCGTTATTGGCCGAGATCATCTAGATTCTGGCTCAGTGGCAAGCCCTAACCGAGAAACAGAAGGCATGATGGATGGTTCAGATGCGGTTTCAGATTGGCCACTGATGAACGCCCTGCTTAACACCGCTGGTGGTGCAACCTGGGTCTCACTTCACCATGGTGGTGGTGTTGGAATGGGGTTCTCTCAGCATTCTGGCATGGTCATTTGTTGTGATGGCAGTGAAGATGCGTCAGAACGAATAGCGCGAGTCCTGCATAACGACCCTGCGACGGGAGTCATGCGTCATGCTGATGCGGGATACGACATTGCAAAACAGTGCGCAGCGGAGCAAGGGTTAGACCTTCCAATGCTAAACGAAGAACTGAGCAAGCTTAGATAA